The Episyrphus balteatus chromosome 3, idEpiBalt1.1, whole genome shotgun sequence genome segment cagaaaatttggagttacacacttttctggtttcaccgacgatatgtagtttttgaaaaaaaaaaaaaaataataataattttcaaactaatttttttaaaaagttttatgtatttaagaactaatttagtttcaaaattcaatgctgttatgtgttttcaaacaaaaacaaaaaaccgaaaGTAAAAGtgtcttgtcgttttcgagaaatgaaaaagaactacttttttctaagaaaccccattattttcaataaaattggtgTCTCAATAAGATGTGGCCAATAACCTTCTAATTTCCATGAGGTGAAGTAAAAGCGGTAATGTTTTTCTACAAGTTAATAACGCATGTACAATTTTAAAGAAGTGTTTACTTCATCTTACTTCTATGAACTTATTTTAGGAAACTTTACCAAACTTCGAAAAGACTCCTTGAAAAACGTTTTAAAAACCTCTAAATGAATTTGATGCGGCTGTAGTTAAGACTAGTAcactgctgaagcgaaacgcaaatttttcaatgaattcttttggagcaaaaaaaaaagaaatggacaATTAAAtatgagtgaaaaaaaaaaaaaatgatttaaaactgtAAAAATATACTACCTACCACAGGAAAGAATTTCGATGGTCAAGAAGCGTAATgtgaaacgaaaagcaaaacaaaattttcgtttaaaatttcgttgtgatggttttgtgttaaaattttcattCGTTTAAGCAACATACTaggatttactattaaaaaaaaaatcatgtgtgcaattcacacgtggttgaagtgaaaccttaaaaataattttaaaaaaatcgaaaaaatataactttttttcattccatcacttttttttatatgacaacctacaataaatttcatactatctgaaagcttattgtttcagctcaaaatatttatatcgaccatgtctatacaacatctacaaaaagagctagaattttttttaacccaattagttttcataaaaaaagcaaaacaatcaatctcttttctcttttaacgccattaaatccattttttattatttcacctttaatatgacgcttcaatcatatttctaccatgcctacaaaataAAGTAAGAACTTTGTCGAAATTTctaactgagattacggtacttcctctactgctggctggtcatcgggaacaaatcttcacaggtgttttgaggtatttttcaagtttttcaattaaagattataaaaCTTGTaaagcacgtaccgttatgtgtgatatattaaatgaaaggtaatattatcagcatgcgtattaaagttaaataaatttgttatgtgcactagatcaaaagatataacgtgtttagaaaaagaacatcttttcaccgttatctcagaattttaaatatgaaaataattgaaattttgcacaataataatttatttaattacctatctagtgtataaatttcatttatctatctattaaaacaaaaaagttatgatcaattgatttttcatgtcgctttttcgtttcatcttgtttcaaatcactactatactaaagaagtttcacttcaaaaattacttCTTCTGCTTTTCTACGGTTTTCGCTAcggtttaaatatatttttttcttcttcgttttgaccaacataaaatatgaaaaaatggtTAATTGATAAGAGATAGAGCGAGTTGAAGTTCATCTCTAAAAACTGTTCACGATAGCATGCAAGTCCTGTTGAGACCCTTTTTCTAAATAGGGATCACTCAGGTCCACGTAGTAGAAGAATTTGATAGTCGAAATTATGGCTCCAGAATCAAATGTGATGAAAACTAAGTAAGTTTCCTTGGGTTTCTacgaaacatttttaaagttcaaaatctttaaatacttttttaaatgatttgaaTAATATTCTTGCCGGAAACTATGTTGatctaaaattttcaataacacACATTGCCACAATCAGATATTTCATCCAAATTACTCTTGTAATATTACGTTAAACTTAATCGTTTCAGGGAAATATCTGAAACAGTTATTTGGGATATAAGCCAACAAACCTCTAtagaaataattattattcgCCCTCAAGAACTACAAAACGAATACCTCTACTCACCACTTCGAATGCAATCTCCATTTACATTAACATATCCACTAAGGCATCCACATTCACCGAAAAAGCATTCCATTGACTGTTGCTCAGCATGCAAATGATATTGGTAACAATCATTGTGGTCTGTGCAGTAATCTccataaactatttttaaaattaacaaaaatataggtatattccaaaccaaactaaaacaacaacaacaaattaatcTTACCAATCCTTCTCTCACAAATGTTATGCTTCTGCCCATTGGAATCTTCAATTTCATAGACAAAGTGCTTGTAATCACAAGCACATTCCTCCATATAACATTCGGAGCCAGCTCCCAGCTTATACTTGCATTGGTTGTCCTCTTTACAAGTTTCCTTGTAACCGGCAAACGGCAAGCATTTCATCTCCTGCGATGCTGTGTATCCTTTTACACAGGTGCATGTGTTTCTGTAACACATCGAATTGGCTGTATGATTGAGACATTGCTGACTGTCAAGGCATCTATTTTTGAGACCTAAGGGAGCagataaaaacatcaaaagcaGCTTATACATTATAGTTCTGTGCTGTAGTAAAAGTTGTCAACGAGAACTCCATCAAAGTGCTTTATGCAAATTGCTTATACACCCTCGCAGTTTCCACCTTACCAACAATCGATACACAAATTCCGCTGTGGTCGATGAAATTCTTCTGGCACATGCATTTCTTTTTCTCCAAATGGCATTCGGCGAACCGATCCAGGCCCAGACACTGCGAGTTGTCCTCGCATTTCTCCCCTAGCACCAGATTCTCTgcaaaagaacaacaaaaaatcaacaGAATATTGGATGAGAATACTTTGGCCAGGACTTGGCCATTTCAATTGCTTTAATTAACTCTTAATGCACCGCCTGCGATCGAAACTGGGTACAAAATCCGCCTCGCAATAGCATATGGACTGGGCATGATTGCAAACGGAATGTGGTTTTGTGCACGGACAGGTTCCTCCGATAAAATTGTTCAATTTGTTGTCCTGCGGAATGGATAGGATAGAATGAAAAGCCGAATAATGAAAAAGGATTCAGCCACTCTGGCTCTCTCTTTTTCTGGTGAAACTGATGTGATGGAGGACTTTAATTTTGAAACTTACTTGTGGCTTGCAGGCCGTCCTTTCGCCATTCAAATTGTTGCAGAGACATTGACCATCCAGGCAGGTGGTGTTGTATTCGGGTCCTTTAAAATGATTGCAGTCCGAGTTCACATTGCAATTCAGTTCCAGGAGGTCTGTTTGAGTAAATAATACGAAATACGAGAGAAATGAAATGATTTACGAGAATTGgcttgggtttttttttgttgtttttgtggaaaatggaaatttttcattttaaagtcAAATATTTGCGAAATTCTCGACAGATTATGTCTTTATTCTgcgataaaattattttgaaattaagtaattattttgtgttttttgtgaaTGGGAATTGTGGGCGATTTTTGGGTGGCATCATCTGTTGCAGTTCGGATGCCTGTTGCCTaattaaaatggttttttttttgtgtgagttTTTGGTTCAAGTTGTAAGTTTTTAATCAGGAATCTAATAGTGGACTGTTGCTGTTGGAAGCAGAATTTTCTAAACTGTCTAACTAATATATTTCTGGGTAAATGAATAAATTCTGATTTTGAAAGTGCTGCAAAAAAGttttgaagttgaaaaaaatatttatggaaaaattTAATCATGATGTGATTACTTTTTTCGTTAGTACACTTTTCATTATTAGAgaacaaaactttaaatacaCTGGTCAgcaacggatatagagcaagaaccaaaccctacttttcgagaggaattttgtgtgctgagtccgaatctgaagtcaaaatttcgtttttgaaataattgaatattaataggtcaaaaacggtttttttttttttgggtacatttgacatcgaattacatcaccgttaatttttttttttgtaaaactactcatgcaatctcaaaacgccatattaacacgtcctaaaggtatttatattttttcaaaactatttttttttctcaaagatattgaaaaaagaaatttatgatagatatctcaaaatcttgattatttttttcaaagtaatgaatggttttttgaataaaattccatcttgcgtcttctgatttggacttataaagagcaacatattacggaaaatatatatttttgactaaacataaaaaaaaactcaattaaaaattagtttttgaagctttatagcgaaaatagtgatgagtatagctcaaaaactagacgtgatagaaaaaatctgtaaacagttttgaattcagcacactaaagtcaattaaaatcaccttataaagttcttgctcccaacttttttttagtttttttgccgaccagtgatATTAGGGAATTGATATTGGAAATTGTGTTCATAGGTACATATCAGCAAAACTGTATAAATTAACTGGAAACTCTTTTACATAATGAACAAATGTCTCTCAACCTTATACATTTTGGTGCTTCAAACTTTATGGTTTTGGTTAATTTTGTTCCATTGTTGCTGTACTTTTGAAGcttgttattttaaattaagaagatgtaagtatcaaaaataaaaaaaagcaaaaaagattGGACTCAGTATACATCCCTGAGGGACACCTGTTGTTGTTTTAAACCGATATGACGTCCCTAATCCATCCCAAACTGTTGCAGTTGAAGTAGTTTCACAAGAagtatttgtttatttcttttaaatactATAGTGATAACCATTTTGTAAAGGTACAAGAGCTTGAAATACAACGTTTTTCCATTTTGGCGAATTTGTTGGCAATACTTATCCAACTTAAGACTTGATTGtataagattgtttttttttttttttaagtgctgATTTGTATGGAatatttaacacttttttgaaaaaaatgaaaatttgtatgcgGAAACTTTTTAGTagctttattttgaaaataaagaaaaaaatcaaaaaaaaaaactgttttggattaaaaaaaaatacatatttagtctctttttaattgaaaaatccttctttttcaaaacggattattgaatttaattgaaaatttgtataaatatgaggaaaaactatttcttcagaatgacaattttgttttttgaaacatttttaaaaatttttgtataaaaaattatttttttttttaaaacgacttcaacaattttcaaaatataaattccaaaaattcttctttatatAAGAATCAATTCGCATAATTTAGagatttaaacaatttgaaaaggtgttttcgcaattttaaaatcaacttaTTTCTTATAAGATTAAatgtacagggtgtcccaaagtaatggatcaaacaaaatatgctgataggcccaCCTTAGGGCTCTCAGCATTttgtaacttgttcatcccaaatgattacggtttttgattaaaagcagttcttgtgaaatttcgaaaaatctgtACTTTGTAGCAGTAATTTGAGGTTCACATTTGTGTATAGCCCCCTTCAAAAAAACATAAGGTCAACGATTAAAATCAATTACAGCAGAATTTTCCACTTAAAAATGAGCCTGAATACAATTACACCTGATTTACGATTTATTGTGATtctaaatctaaaaaatatttaacatataagtagatcacagaaaaaaatgtatttaaaggtgaaaaaattaacaaattttgatGTACCACAAGGAACAATAATGGGTCCTTTATTATTTGATCAAAACTAAATGTATGATCGaaaatagtgaatatctcgTTAGTTTAAAAACTGAAAACTTAAACAACTTCACAAGGGTATAAAGTTAAcaattaaattggattttttaaaagaattaggaaaaatataacaataatATAGAGGTATGTGCTGTCAATTCAAAGTAATACGATTGTTAAACctctttttgatttttgttcaaCTAATctgtatgaaataaaacttgCTCATATTCTTTAAAAGGAAGTTATGACAATGTTAACaagatacctttttttataaatctaagGATTAGTAGTTATAAAAACATGACTATTTTTTAACGATAAAAAACATCGACTTtagctattttttgtttttttaatagtttttcttaatttgcttaaaatattttagtaaaaCAGCACCTTGTgtcctaatttttgtttttgtaaactagtATTACCTATTGATTAACAGCAAATTTTTAACcgatgtatttttttgaaaataaaagcgGTTGATGGATAAGTCCAATAGAACATcgttattataatgtttttgaatcaagttattcgagcatctagtcaaaatgtataattttctgaattttattacatacatttttgaacataaaatgcatcactgcactttccctgcaggagatacagacttgtgcttgtacaaaaaaaaagattgtctgtaaagccggtttacggacgataattttacgtgataacgtcgtaagcaaacaggttgtgtgctttcaAAATgggtcaattgaagcgtttatttatttcaaacaatcataatttacaagaaaaagctaaaaaaattacattttttcttttctcattatattattttttttattttaaaagcttacaaaaaaaaaaattaccattaaAAAGTCCGATAtgtcttctaaataataaaaccatttaaaatttttacaatgcgcaaaaagtattaaaataatttattaaaaacaatcatttcttatgaaaaaagtgaaaaaatcacccAAATCATcacacaaaaattcatttttttgatatgacaacctataataaattttataccacctgaaagcttattgcttcagctcaaaaaatagaaatagaagaactagaatttttgaactcgatcaattttcatcaaaaaaagtttaaaaaaaaaaaaaattattttatgttctcacgctattgaattaattttttttagacaacctataaaaaatttatatcatgtaaaagcttataatttcacctttcatatgacgtttcaatcttaattctgcgatgcctagaaaaaagttagaattttttaaagccaaccatgtcgaaattacAAACTGAGATTACTGTACTTCAAAccttaaactttattttaccattatctcaaaattgtgactacaaaattgcacagatatagtcctgtctattatctatctacaatataaatttcattcatttatctgttgaagaaaaaaaaagataaaaataaaaaacggttaaataaggtaaaaaaaacttgggacaaaaaaacttgtttttcccgttgttcggtcaaaaaccattttgaaataccaattttttgcacatgtatgcgcacagtcatagactacatgttctataagcttaagattttttgaatgctacaaaaattaaaaaaaataaataaaaactcacccaaaaataccccaaaataagtataggtgtttttcaaaaattcatatttcgaaacgcagagacttaaaaaaaaaatccgtattaaacccctaacatttttttttattatctttcgaatgacgtttttcctacctataatcactacttcgtcaaaggtctactttatgttttagttttagaaaaccattaatatgtaggttttgaaatttttttagaatttttttcaataccattgtcagtcttgcaataaatttatctattgattaaaaaataattcaactctttacattgtcgcgtttagaaaatagccaattttttgaaattttattttacccctatttaccctattaaaagatgaaattttttaaaatctttcaaatatatttaactttaggttattatctttcaaataagctatataaaatttttgtatttctaatagtttatttttaattttgaattgatattttttgccgcactgcgaaagtgcgagaggggaacgggagaaaatggcgtcacttttttgtggtggctgccatggttcatcgatttataagacgttatcacgtcaaaaatagtAACAACAAACTATAATTCTACGGTTACTTTGTTAACTGGAAAAAATAAAAGGCAGTAACTGCGAACAGTTTTGTAAATACAGATTCGTTTACTAGTTTAACAGCAAaagacaaataaataaaatgcacgactggggtcgcacgtacttgctcttgcagttcaaagcacttttatgttagtctacttgtagattttaaaagctggctctaaattaaaaaaaaaaattgatattgaggaagagccgacatttagggcatgaaaaaaaattttttttttgttatttgacttttttgagaaaaaataaaaatgcagttttattgccactgctttaaatattacgtatacaaagtttaattaaaatcgttagagccgttttcgagaaattcgcaatatcgtatttttttgtatgggaggtatacgttctaaacgagatataaaaaaacaaaaaaaaaccaactttcagaattctataaaaatcatctgtaccaaatttgaagaaaatccgtccacccgtttaggctgtggaaatgtgtacagatggacgcacaaccgcacagacgcacagacgcacagacgcacagacgcacagacgtacagacgcacggacggaattgcgagacccacttttttgaaattctccatcatcgtaatgttggttttgattaaaacctcaaatttttttttcgacacgaaaccaatacttgccctatagagcaagtaaaaaggttTGTTTAACTTCCAATTGGTTTgtgatttttattgaaatttttgtactGGGTTAAAAttgttaagtttttattttcaacgaaTTCTCAAcagatattcaaaaataaaaatacctctTTAAATAAATGTACGAGTAGTGTTAAAATATTCATTGAAAACAACATTTTCTAGTTCAAGTACCTATAATATGCTTGGATATCgatgtgaaaattaaaaatatgaataaaaaacagaatttttaaaattcttgaatttaaaaagtgaaatttttatttactcaTGTTTTATACATCGTTGGAATGGTCGTcacacatttttataaatttaaataacaaaaatgtcaaaagtcaacgtattttaaaataatttgtttttatttcagtttAAGCACCAACATTAACGCATGAAATTTTACCTCACATGAAAATACCGAAATTGTAAAATGTATCCAACGTATTTTATCTCACCACCTCCTCATTCCCATGTTTATATTTGCCATTTAactgattacaaaaaaaaaaaaaaaacaagaacaggCTCAACAatttgattacaaaaaaaatctgcttAAAGCTTCTGTCTTATGTTCACAACCCACTCGTATACCTGCAAAAATGTTTAACACTCCAtatctccttttttttaaatgtatacaCATGTGAACCTCATCCCTTTTTATATGTTTCTCCATGAATTTATGTAACTATTCACCGAAGAGCTATTTTGAAGTTGCTACGCCTTGAATATGTCCGTCATATTGGTGTTCattcatataaatatataaatgttttgtaCAGATAGGTCCACGGAGAGTAATCGCTTTAAAACACACAACCCTATAGAATCACCCCAGCCTTTTTGATTGCATAAGGATGTGAAAATGTTATTTCATTTGGCCGTCCAGTTTTATGGAGGAGGCTTTTTTATCCAaggatataacaaaaaaaaaaaggttatccATAAACCACAGCAGCCATCTTCTTATTACCAGCAGTAGTCATCCTTAACATTGAGGTTAAGGATTTTATTATATATCCTAGAAGAGAGTTGGAATGATTTCGGATTTCGGCTTTTcgaatttatattattttatggccccaaaaaagaaaacaaatacctacaAACACAAATAATAAGGGCCAAAAGGTCTATCCGCAATAATTTTTGGGTTCAAAGTAGATACCGCATCCGAGTTCATGTAGGGATTAAGATAAAGCCATTTTCTGACAAAGCAATCAAATTGTGTACGATTGCGGACTTTGACTGGATTGTAATTGGATTTTAATTTGTgactttttctttcttttttttttttactttttcaacacttcaatttttttgtatacatcagaaatcaagaaaaaaaaaatcaaacaaagccAAAAGTCAAAAGTTGTGTGGGTGTTTGGGTGGCGGCCGGAAGAATGTGTacgatttaaatattatttataagaaacaaaaataaattaataatgtatttcatcttttttctacATTATAATAGGCGATGATGCCTGACCACAAATTGCCTTCTTTTTGGCACTGAATTGTATGgaaacacaaataaaatacaTCACAACTTAGTCGCATGGACATTCTTCGAATaaataatagcaaaaataatttaaatttttgagcgAGGAAATTTTGGTAAAGTAGTGTTTAAtgataaataaattcatttgttTCTACTCGTAATTAGTTGTCTTGTAATTTTATGAttaatgctttaaaaattaatattggattaattttcgaaaaagcgGGTAAATGGAATatgttcaaaatataaaaaatttaatcatgaattttttcaaagtgcGTTTTCTAGTTGATAAAGTTATTGCGAAAATACATAATTCGGTCAGAAATTCAAAATCAGAAAAgataacactgtgttacaaaaacaaggttttaaaatatatacgcgggcggagacatataacgttttgtagagctagttgcactgattacgaaacgttatttaaaaactccataacacccccaaaatctggagttagggtcaaaaaacggttttttttttttagcttcgtcaaatttttacccatttcactggtttacaagggttttgttgccgaaacaaacatatacttttctgaaggttctcggtgtgctaaactcgaatccgaagtcaaaaacaactaatcagcttccgtttttgagatattaccgttagaaaatgcaaaaaaaacgttttttttttagttcttcggatattattcttttgtataaggaaaattgtttgagcatatttaggaacggtttctataagaactgttttccatctttcgatacctgtttaaatcttttcaatatcttttgtattgcccgagatatcttaaactgaagtcagtgggtttggctccatatatcataaagaagataatgacgttataaaatttataaaaataccaaacaattgaggatatctcgggcagtaaaaaagatatcggaaagatttaaacagatttaaaaaggtggtaaatagttcttataaaaaccgtttctaaatatgctcaaacaattttccatatataaaagaataaggtccgaattgctgcattttctaacgcttttttgacttcggattcgaattcagcacaccgagaaccttcagaaaagtatatttttgtttcggcaacaaaaaaaaagtttaattttgttaacccgtgttttagatttctttatagttttagatagaagacatttagaccttttcaaaaatgtataaaaaatgtataatgagtatcatcattgaataattacaaatagaagtggacacccagggaaacttccgctgtaaaattgtagtcgctagtatcgtgcgttgaattaaaaaagcaaatccaacaatccaaaagcaaagccaacaatccaaaagcaaatccagcaacccaaaatcaaatcctaaacagcttatacatatGGGTAAAAGTTTTCccatttcaaaaagtggagatagcctagaggataaggtgcATGCCTGTTAAGTTTACCTGCCCAGGTTCGAATCTGACTGGGagattgagattgtttttttttt includes the following:
- the LOC129913245 gene encoding prion-like-(Q/N-rich) domain-bearing protein 25 translates to MKLIPPKRLCGLSGLFVIFQTARRCRRLLKWMIAHIIVASNICLRFIITNSLINITKGFAQDLLELNCNVNSDCNHFKGPEYNTTCLDGQCLCNNLNGERTACKPQDNKLNNFIGGTCPCTKPHSVCNHAQSICYCEADFVPSFDRRRCIKKNLVLGEKCEDNSQCLGLDRFAECHLEKKKCMCQKNFIDHSGICVSIVGLKNRCLDSQQCLNHTANSMCYRNTCTCVKGYTASQEMKCLPFAGYKETCKEDNQCKYKLGAGSECYMEECACDYKHFVYEIEDSNGQKHNICERRIVYGDYCTDHNDCYQYHLHAEQQSMECFFGECGCLSGYVNVNGDCIRSGSQRTTELCQLMAFISLLISAFLQF